A genome region from Panthera leo isolate Ple1 chromosome A2, P.leo_Ple1_pat1.1, whole genome shotgun sequence includes the following:
- the NOM1 gene encoding nucleolar MIF4G domain-containing protein 1 translates to MYLRAQHTDFPAFAEQATFPALPPSRQQGTPPRPAQRLLCPEVPPRPEVGVGASRKMAASASAGVTGRRGRRGRGQHGRGGRRRPGGGTEGALKRLKLAVEEFVQATSEGETPGGPAGSRLEGRLRRGGRKSRRELRKEKRHLKKARRLQRTAGPAQGPGPGGGGASGLRAEGAEGEGGRLSPRRVPAPPDEPRPPPAKGARARPEARGLPGSTRPATAAAARKRALLAANEEEDREIRKLERCLGLNKRRRKGDSGSVPLSFARDGLDYILGALGSGRTGGSYEGSSEEEEEVVGQTVPESDLESDTEDEREEEGEEEGEEEEEEEEEKNKVEAGAHSEQDDVEDIKPKKAAEGRAKWKRDKKRVRFAEETSENSSEDAGTDATDQSVCENDGKYVPPHVRHAEETVSGQKKEGLERLKRHVQGLINRLSEPSVASISGQLEELYMAHSRKDMNDTLTAVLLSACAPGAAMPGRLVMEHVLLLSVLHHTVGVEVGAHFLEAVVRRFDTIYKNGGEDRECENLFTVIAHLYNFHVVQSLLVFDILKKLIGTFTEKDIELILLMLKNVGFSLRKDDALSLKELILEAQAKASEAGGKFRDQTRVRFMLETMLALKNNDLRKIPGYDPEPVEKLRKLQRALVRGTGSGTETQLRVSWDGILNAEQTGRWWIVGSAWSGAPMIDNSQQKVTEKRPTGTVSGKILELARKQRMNTDVRRNIFCTIMTSEDFLDAFEKLLKLGLKDQQEREIVHVLMDCCLQEKSYNPFYAFLAGKFCEHERRFQMTFQFSIWDKFRDLENLPATNVSNLVHLVAHLLKTKSLPLSILKVVEFSELDKPRVRFLRKVLYMLLMETEVEDLASIFARVADSPKLGTLREGLKLFISHFLVKSVQTHASAEEASVLRERADLSTKSLQGQASLRM, encoded by the exons ATGTACTTGCGTGCTCAGCACACAGATTTTCCAGCATTTGCCGAGCAAGCGACGTTCCCTGCGCTGCCGCCCTCCCGCCAGCAGGGGACACCGCCCCGTCCGGCTCAGCGCCTGCTCTGCCCGGAAGTCCCGCCCCGGCCGGAAGTTGGAGTAGGAGCATCCAGGAAAATGGCGGCGTCCGCAAGTGCGGGCGTGACGGGCCGGCGTGGGCGAAGGGGGCGCGGGCAGCACGGACGCGGGGGGCGCCGCCGGCCGGGGGGCGGCACGGAGGGGGCCCTGAAGCGGCTGAAGCTAGCGGTGGAGGAGTTCGTGCAGGCGACCTCCGAGGGTGAGACCCCCGGCGGCCCGGCCGGGTCCCGGTTGGAGGGGCGCTTGCGCCGGGGCGGGAGGAAAAGCCGCAGGGAGCTGAGGAAGGAGAAGCGGCACCTGAAGAAGGCGCGCCGGCTGCAGAGGACTGCGGGCCCGGCGCAGGGCCCGGGCCCAGGCGGCGGGGGAGCGAGCGGCCTTCgggcggagggggcggagggggagggtggCCGGCTGTCCCCTCGTCGGGTCCCGGCGCCCCCGGACGAGCCGCGACCTCCCCCGGCCAAGGGCGCCCGGGCCCGCCCCGAGGCCAGGGGTCTTCCCGGGAGCACCAGACCCGCCACAGCCGCCGCCGCCCGGAAACGGGCCCTTCTGGCAGCCAACGAGGAGGAGGACCGGGAGATCCGGAAGCTGGAGCGGTGCCTCGGCTTGAACAAGCGCAGAAGGAAGGGCGACAGTGGCTCCGTGCCGCTTAGCTTTGCTCGCGATGGGCTCGACTACATCCTGGGAGCCCTGGGGTCTGGAAGAACTGGCGGCTCGTACGAGGGCAgtagtgaggaggaggaggaggtcgtCGGACAGACTGTCCCCGAAAGTGACTTAGAGAGCGACACCGAGGacgaaagggaggaggagggggaggaggagggggaggaggaggaggaggaagaagaagaaaagaacaaggtGGAAGCGGGAGCGCACAGTGAGCAGGACGACGTGGAAGACATTAAGCCAAAAAAAGCGGCAGAGGGGAGAGCAAAGTGgaaaagggacaaaaagagagTCCGTTTTGCAGAAGAAACGAGTGAAAATTCCTCTGAGGACGCGGGCACAGACGCAACAGATCAG AGTGTTTGCGAAAATGATGGAAAGTACGTCCCACCTCACGTGAGGCATGCTGAGGAGACAGTGAGTGgtcagaaaaaggagggactgGAAAGACTGAAGAGACACGTCCAAGGTCTCATCAACAG GTTGAGCGAGCCGAGCGTGGCCTCCATAAGCGGGCAGCTGGAGGAACTGTACATGGCCCACAGCAGGAAGGACATGAACGACACTCTGACGGCCGTCCTCCTGAGCGCCTGTGCCCCGGGCGCGGCCATGCCAGGCAGGCTGGTGATGGAGCACGTGCTCCTGCTCAGCGTCCTTCACCACACGGTCGGCGTGGAG GTCGGTGCTCACTTTTTGGAGGCCGTGGTGAGGAGGTTTGACACCATCTACAAGAACGGAGGcgaagacagagagtgtgagaaCCTGTTCACTGTCATCGCCCACTTGTATAACTTCCACGTGGTGCAGTCTCTCCTTGtctttgacattttgaaaaaacTTATTGGAACTTTCACAGAAAAAGATATTGAACTGATCCTGTTAATGCTGAAAAACGTGGGCTTTTCATTGAGAAAAGATGATGCTTTGTCGCTTAAGGAACTAATCCTGGAGGCCCAGGCCAAAGCCAGCGAGGCAGGTGGCAAGTTCCGGGACCAGACGAGG gttCGGTTTATGCTGGAGACCATGCTGGCGCTGAAGAACAATGACCTGCGCAAGATCCCCGGCTACGATCCTGAGCCTGTGGAGAAGCTGAGGAAATTACAACGAGCTCTG GTGCGCGGCACCGGCTCAGGCACGGAAACCCAGCTCCGCGTCTCCTGGGACGGCATCCTGAACGCAGAGCAGACCGGGCGCTGGTGGATTGTGGGGTCCGCGTGGAGCGGGGCCCCTATGATTGACAACAGCCAGCAGAAGGTCACAGAGAAGCGGCCCACGGGGACG GTGAGCGGGAAGATACTGGAACTCGCCAGGAAGCAGAGAATGAACACCGATGTCAGGAGAAACATATTCTGCACAATAATGACAAGTGAAGATTTTTTGGACGCGTTTGAAAAGCTTCtgaa GCTTGGGCTCAAGGACCAACAGGAGAGGGAGATCGTTCACGTTCTCATGGATTGCTGCCTTCAGGAGAAAAGCTACAACCCCTTCTATGCGTTCCTGGCCGGCAAGTTCTGTGAACACGAGAGAAGGTTCCAG ATGACTTTCCAGTTCAGCATATGGGATAAATTCCGGGACCTAGAAAACTTGCCAGCCACTAATGTCTCTAATTTGGTTCACCTGGTAGCCCACTTGTTGAAGACAAAGTCACTTCCACTTTCCATTTTAAAG GTAGTTGAATTCAGCGAATTGGATAAACCCAGAGTCCGCTTTTTACGAAAAGTGTTATATATGCTGTTAATGGAAACCGAAGTTGAAGACCTGGCTTCAATTTTTGCAAG agtggctgacaGCCCGAAGCTGGGCACGTTGAGAGAAGGTCTGAAACTCTTCATCAGTCACTTCCTGGTGAAGAGCGTGCAGACGCACGCAAGTGCGGAGGAAGCCAGCGTGCTGAGAGAGAGGGCCGACCTCTCCACAAAGAGTTTGCAAGGCCAGGCTTCCCTGAGGATGTAG